A single genomic interval of Lewinellaceae bacterium harbors:
- a CDS encoding T9SS type A sorting domain-containing protein: MKTTWFNQWMSRTPRTLVWQVGLVLSFLMTLFTHPVHATSVVDKAKLLGPYVPEEPSAVPFTPDPAFGWCYDVVLYLDGSGTATLTLDKALGGPVPIGASYSLKVSGNGGSTSFNCNSVGQRISYVIRDLSTNFTCNGWVKVMDTLAPVISCSPGGTLFCQDALDEAKPSASDNCTPADELKYTYKDAMEMNPNCRDLDNSLTITRTWTVTDRSGNASTCTQVFTISRPSVFAVEIPKNIVLECPVANTDPAVTGVPTINGKPFTHLCGAIYSYKDQIKKECGNTFVIWRKWFITEWCTKIVREQYQVITVVDRTPPTAVFADTIEIGTDLHSDMATYMIMGPESVEDACSPNVTITAVVDNTTILNKGSKVKLKKGYHTIKYVVKDACGNETMGSTVIHVYDDEPPTIICHDITVEVNVDSFSVVCLDDLPITATDNCGNVDLAIRKDKDLCNDGENDLIYGDCVTFCCEDDNITYVTVRGIDPVGNQSTCRFRVTIVGVGGGVPVISVLPAQDTTNCGQTIQWAQPTIQSICGISVDILIDTIENSLNNCGVGAITRRYIAINTSNGLRDTATQRIVVINEHPFSAANIVCPDDLDIQGCSVDDAMNLPDISFTGLSNLDCYDIDTTYRVTQSSSPQFCIILTREWIIRDLCQPDSMWSCTQMIRINDTTPPLMSGPTDATFYATTNCTDTVDLDSVTVIDCDPNVVVTNSFGGGAKFTRIMMVGEYDISFYAVDNCGNRDTLTVHVAVQDTTPPTIVCRDSIINCGDPIPPVSIILSDNCVSATVDLLSDTSITDACGKGRVIREYIATDGSGNTSICTQTITISGAGLFTEDDITWPATPLTFTDCPDPANLNTGSTTVDTAGKPCINVYVFSSDSIGKSDSFCLVIFRTWTVIDSCNLDLATGAGRWDSIQVIRIDDNTPPVLSGPVDITVGAGTNCMAQVTLDTVVATDCDPFVVITNSEGGGAVYSGSLPVGVNTITFTGRDSCGNIGTLDVLVTVTDTIPPVLNCSRDVTVACGSSVSAILPSATDACGVVDTILVDSTIVSGLCGRDTVIYEFIAVDNSGNRDTCSYRAIFQPAEPFSCDFVRLALDTINLISCSASTHPDSLPGSRPTVDFGSNCYAVEVTWNDETISNGGVQCLLEIHRTWIITDTCGGNNDACSILQVIRVEDKDAPVLAVPNDTCIFAPDTANGFVIVTLPPATADDCDPAVTITNNYNDQGATISDTFYLGQTEVTFYAEDACGNRDTATVVVEVKDVTAPVFSCHKIFREVSNDPIPTVTVRPIEFITTVHDNFYDSTQIWFSFSTDITDTVRTYTCDSVGLLFVPIVATDGSGNQDTCLTLIRVLDTLGFCPSPLVTIGGSILTPDGRVVEDVEVQARGTNPVKAMSDADGIYELNAIQHGSNYTVTPVKKDDPRNGLSVLDLIVLKKHILGIQEFNKPEQYLAGDIDLSGSISTRDVYEMQKLLVGAINQWSHGQSWKFYAADYKFPDPTNPWVEAIPESILLPDGINSAMHSDFIAVKLGDFDGSVRTTKLQSAEVRSHDATTWHLPNQRYQPGELISVPVYGDAGSWEGWQTSLQIADGSLELIRVEPGTQWKDVFDFHADEDGLQVVAADVRGVQNKEDEPLFTLTYLAHQSGQVDQAIELQSERLKAEAYHDQGNSAAIRLSYDGAQAPAAQFELFQNQPNPFAAYTDIRFYVPQSSDVILRVWDATGRVLVDQHNSYAKGVHQIRLEKELSEAQGVLYYQIQSGSYTATRKMIRIN; the protein is encoded by the coding sequence ATGAAAACAACATGGTTTAACCAATGGATGTCTCGAACCCCGAGAACCCTGGTATGGCAGGTCGGCTTAGTTTTATCTTTCTTGATGACATTGTTCACCCATCCGGTGCACGCAACGTCAGTTGTTGATAAAGCCAAGTTGCTTGGTCCTTACGTGCCAGAGGAGCCGAGTGCGGTTCCCTTTACGCCGGATCCGGCGTTTGGCTGGTGCTATGACGTAGTTTTGTACCTGGATGGTTCCGGGACCGCGACTCTGACCCTTGATAAAGCATTGGGTGGTCCGGTTCCTATTGGAGCCAGCTATAGCCTGAAGGTGAGTGGCAACGGAGGGAGCACTTCCTTCAATTGCAATAGTGTAGGCCAGCGGATCTCGTATGTGATCCGTGACCTGAGTACCAACTTCACCTGCAATGGCTGGGTGAAAGTCATGGATACCCTTGCACCTGTAATCTCCTGCAGTCCTGGCGGCACCCTATTTTGCCAGGATGCCCTGGATGAAGCCAAACCATCGGCATCAGACAATTGTACGCCAGCTGATGAGCTGAAATATACGTACAAAGACGCCATGGAAATGAATCCCAATTGCCGGGATCTGGATAACTCACTGACCATAACCCGCACCTGGACGGTTACAGACCGCAGTGGCAACGCATCTACTTGCACCCAAGTATTTACCATCTCACGACCGAGTGTATTTGCGGTCGAAATTCCCAAGAATATCGTTCTAGAATGTCCGGTAGCAAATACCGATCCTGCAGTAACAGGGGTCCCAACCATAAACGGTAAACCATTTACACACTTATGCGGAGCTATTTATTCCTATAAAGATCAAATCAAAAAAGAATGCGGTAACACTTTCGTTATCTGGCGTAAATGGTTCATCACCGAATGGTGCACCAAGATCGTACGCGAACAATATCAGGTAATTACTGTCGTGGATCGTACGCCTCCGACTGCGGTATTCGCAGATACCATCGAAATAGGCACGGATCTGCATTCGGATATGGCAACCTATATGATCATGGGGCCGGAATCCGTCGAGGATGCATGTTCACCCAATGTGACCATTACCGCAGTGGTGGACAATACCACCATATTGAATAAAGGCAGCAAAGTCAAACTGAAAAAAGGTTACCACACCATTAAGTATGTGGTAAAGGATGCCTGTGGTAATGAGACCATGGGTAGCACCGTGATCCACGTTTACGACGATGAACCTCCAACGATCATTTGTCATGATATAACCGTAGAGGTCAACGTAGATTCTTTCTCCGTAGTCTGCCTCGACGATTTACCCATAACCGCAACGGATAATTGTGGAAATGTTGATCTGGCTATCCGTAAGGACAAAGATCTGTGTAATGACGGAGAGAACGACCTCATCTATGGAGATTGTGTGACTTTCTGTTGTGAAGATGATAACATCACGTATGTTACAGTTCGGGGAATCGACCCGGTAGGGAATCAAAGTACCTGCCGGTTCCGGGTTACCATCGTCGGTGTAGGTGGTGGTGTTCCGGTAATCTCCGTACTGCCAGCTCAGGATACCACGAATTGCGGACAGACCATCCAATGGGCACAACCTACTATCCAGTCCATTTGTGGTATTTCGGTTGACATCCTGATCGACACAATTGAGAACAGTCTGAATAACTGCGGCGTTGGTGCCATTACCCGCCGTTATATTGCGATCAATACCAGCAACGGGTTACGCGATACCGCTACCCAGCGGATTGTCGTGATCAATGAACATCCATTCAGTGCAGCCAACATCGTATGTCCGGATGACCTGGACATCCAGGGTTGTTCCGTGGATGATGCGATGAACCTACCGGATATCAGCTTTACCGGGTTGAGCAACCTGGATTGCTACGATATCGATACGACCTACCGGGTCACTCAAAGTTCATCCCCACAGTTTTGCATCATTTTAACCCGTGAATGGATCATCCGTGATCTTTGTCAGCCCGACTCCATGTGGAGCTGCACACAGATGATCCGGATCAATGATACCACACCGCCACTGATGAGCGGTCCTACGGATGCCACATTCTATGCAACCACGAACTGTACGGATACGGTCGACCTGGATTCAGTTACCGTGATCGACTGTGATCCGAATGTCGTAGTTACCAATAGCTTCGGAGGTGGAGCGAAATTCACCAGAATCATGATGGTGGGAGAATATGACATTTCGTTCTATGCTGTGGACAATTGTGGAAACCGGGATACCCTTACGGTTCATGTGGCGGTACAGGATACCACACCTCCGACGATCGTATGCCGGGACTCCATCATCAATTGCGGTGATCCCATTCCGCCGGTTTCTATCATTTTATCTGATAATTGCGTTTCTGCTACGGTGGATCTGCTTTCAGACACTTCCATCACCGATGCTTGTGGCAAAGGAAGGGTTATCCGTGAGTACATCGCTACCGATGGATCCGGCAATACCTCGATTTGTACGCAGACCATTACCATCTCCGGGGCAGGATTGTTCACGGAAGATGATATCACCTGGCCGGCGACACCGCTGACCTTTACCGATTGTCCTGATCCGGCTAATTTAAATACCGGCTCGACAACGGTGGACACTGCAGGCAAGCCCTGTATTAACGTATACGTATTCAGTTCGGATTCCATAGGAAAATCAGATTCATTCTGTCTGGTCATCTTCCGTACCTGGACGGTAATCGATTCCTGTAATCTGGATCTTGCGACCGGAGCAGGCCGCTGGGATTCGATACAGGTGATCCGCATTGATGACAATACTCCGCCGGTGTTAAGCGGACCGGTTGATATCACGGTGGGTGCAGGTACCAATTGCATGGCACAGGTTACCCTGGACACCGTGGTTGCCACCGATTGTGATCCATTTGTTGTGATTACCAATAGTGAAGGGGGAGGAGCAGTATACAGCGGCTCACTTCCGGTGGGTGTAAATACCATCACCTTCACCGGACGCGACTCCTGTGGCAATATCGGCACACTGGATGTACTCGTGACGGTTACGGACACGATACCTCCGGTATTGAATTGCTCCCGGGATGTTACCGTCGCTTGCGGAAGTTCAGTTAGTGCAATCTTACCTTCGGCTACGGATGCCTGCGGTGTGGTGGATACCATCCTGGTTGATTCAACCATTGTAAGCGGGCTGTGTGGACGTGATACCGTTATTTATGAGTTCATAGCCGTTGATAATAGTGGGAACAGAGATACTTGTTCGTACCGGGCTATCTTCCAGCCTGCCGAACCATTCTCCTGTGATTTTGTAAGGCTGGCACTGGATACCATTAACCTGATAAGCTGTTCAGCTTCAACGCATCCGGATAGTCTGCCAGGATCCAGACCTACTGTTGATTTTGGCTCCAATTGTTATGCCGTAGAAGTCACCTGGAATGATGAGACGATTTCCAATGGTGGTGTACAATGTTTACTTGAGATACACCGGACGTGGATCATCACCGATACTTGTGGTGGAAACAATGACGCGTGTTCTATCCTTCAGGTAATTCGTGTTGAGGACAAGGATGCCCCTGTACTTGCCGTGCCGAATGATACGTGTATTTTTGCTCCGGATACAGCCAATGGTTTCGTAATCGTCACTTTGCCGCCGGCGACCGCCGATGATTGTGATCCGGCAGTTACCATCACCAATAACTATAACGATCAGGGGGCGACCATTTCGGACACCTTCTACCTTGGACAGACGGAAGTTACCTTCTATGCAGAGGATGCCTGTGGAAACCGCGACACGGCAACGGTTGTCGTTGAAGTGAAGGACGTGACTGCACCGGTATTCAGTTGTCATAAGATCTTCCGGGAAGTGAGCAATGATCCCATACCGACGGTTACAGTCCGGCCCATTGAGTTCATCACGACCGTTCACGATAATTTTTATGACAGTACTCAGATCTGGTTCTCCTTCTCCACGGATATCACCGATACGGTAAGGACCTATACCTGTGACAGTGTTGGATTGCTTTTTGTTCCGATCGTGGCAACGGATGGAAGCGGAAACCAGGATACTTGTCTTACGCTCATCCGCGTACTGGATACGCTGGGCTTCTGCCCATCGCCATTGGTAACCATCGGTGGTTCCATTCTTACTCCGGATGGCCGCGTAGTTGAAGATGTAGAGGTCCAGGCCCGTGGCACGAATCCGGTAAAAGCCATGTCGGATGCCGACGGAATCTATGAACTCAATGCGATCCAGCATGGATCCAACTATACTGTTACACCGGTGAAAAAAGATGACCCCAGAAATGGTCTTTCTGTTCTTGACCTGATTGTGCTGAAGAAACACATTCTGGGTATCCAGGAATTCAATAAACCGGAACAATACCTGGCTGGCGATATTGACCTTTCAGGCAGTATTTCCACCAGGGATGTATATGAAATGCAGAAGTTGCTGGTTGGTGCCATCAATCAGTGGTCACATGGCCAATCCTGGAAGTTTTATGCTGCAGATTACAAATTCCCGGATCCGACTAATCCGTGGGTTGAAGCGATTCCGGAGTCCATATTGTTACCTGACGGAATTAACTCAGCGATGCATTCTGATTTCATCGCCGTGAAACTTGGTGACTTTGACGGTTCGGTACGGACAACAAAGTTGCAATCGGCAGAAGTACGGAGTCATGACGCAACCACCTGGCACCTGCCTAACCAGCGCTACCAGCCGGGTGAGCTGATCTCGGTACCAGTGTATGGAGACGCCGGCAGCTGGGAAGGCTGGCAGACCAGCCTCCAGATTGCAGATGGCAGTTTGGAACTGATCCGTGTAGAGCCCGGAACCCAGTGGAAAGATGTCTTTGATTTCCATGCCGATGAGGATGGGTTGCAGGTTGTTGCTGCCGATGTCCGTGGGGTTCAGAATAAGGAAGACGAACCATTGTTCACACTGACTTATTTGGCCCATCAATCCGGCCAGGTTGATCAGGCTATTGAGTTACAATCCGAGCGTCTTAAAGCAGAAGCATACCACGACCAGGGTAATTCTGCTGCGATACGCCTGAGTTACGATGGCGCGCAGGCTCCGGCGGCCCAGTTTGAGTTGTTCCAAAACCAGCCAAACCCGTTCGCTGCCTATACTGACATCCGGTTCTATGTACCTCAAAGCTCAGATGTTATACTCCGGGTATGGGATGCAACCGGAAGAGTGCTGGTTGATCAGCATAATTCCTATGCGAAAGGAGTACATCAGATTCGACTGGAGAAAGAACTGTCAGAAGCCCAGGGTGTCTTGTACTATCAGATTCAGTCGGGCTCTTACACAGCAACCAGAAAGATGATAAGGATAAACTAA
- a CDS encoding T9SS type A sorting domain-containing protein: MESIFNQRWKMWILPLLLLTGITTQANAQLSCPCASIEVYTPSPTGCEYTLSLADFLPEDPMLCLPPLSFLLFNAQGQIVISNSLDSVGKPFIYKLVFDILGTDTCRGIITLADTTRPVLDYPARDTVSCIVPVDSFPKPTEADVIDCSETRVTQLGDTELDLLGCSDPTFYAKYYRLWQVEDASGNTTLFRDTIYARRADLALVEFPASIVGDTFLICENYDTSVAATGWPLLDSVPITGANPNCNLWVFYSDSVMVLNCPANQKILRRWTIMDDCGGAPGVRQQTQIIEIRDTVAPQAVIPDTMYASTGLAGCFGDFTAPLPSELSDNCIDSADITIDILWIEGAQLAGADRRFTTVPPGTHHLEYTFRDGCGKFSRDTMVLIMEDNTPPAVVCKDIQFQFNEGFNEITVPASMFDNGSQDLCGGEVFLKVKRMDVPTGECTTFDNPDYAFSDNIRFCCTDAGNTVMVLLRGYDQYPGTGPVSDDTLTGHFAQCMARVTILDKAAPTILCGEAVTIDCSEVLDLSAVSEPTVSDNCDDPRLTLISTNTDELDACHTGTIYRTWEASDASGNSSRCTQIIVSVNNDPFDANNPDHLEWPGDTVLYGCGTPYDTTVTGSPHIYYDGCSQIAYRYYDEVYQSVTGVCLKILRYWKVLDWCQFTGSEYDPFDPNIPGTWRHLQVIKVMDSVPPVWVTRVEDVTISIDQGCGPVHARLDQFEATDCTSNLKYRFRVDYGNDLTIDTAGTGNVPEGTFPAGQSKVFIYADDGCGNVIDTFYLVTARDNKLPTPQLESLITTLMAPAGMIEVPARKFNKSSFDNCTPDDEITFSYSDDPADSLRTFTCADIGLQLLTIYVFDASGNFDFAINVPLTIQDNNNVCPGPAPSGNQGEISVQGKITTVTGKAVDQADVYMKDDANGSHPVSTDLRGEYHFLKVAKNENYEIRPKKDINPLNGVSTLDVVKIIKHILGADKLVGPYNLLAADVNFSGQINGGDVIDLRKIVLGLADFKDQRSWVFINKDYQFKNDNDPFADNYPQSYSIQQASRDMDINFIGVKMGDVDNTAILGQLNQAEIRSNPVLPIYYNAPFLQEGKDYQIELTADALHDVWGGQFVLELDPEVATIEAVQTGGMLKAGTANERGLKDGIFKFSFAQLGAGEFKQGEVLLTLTIRARKATNLDGHLQFTSDDLLPEVYQQDQTNSLALIPGQSGIEGLRLAQNRPNPFADQTIIDYFLPENTPVVLSVMDIAGREVLVRQMAGQKGLNSIVIQGNELPRQGMYIYSIRTHDGLLQNKMIYLR, from the coding sequence ATGGAATCTATCTTTAACCAACGATGGAAGATGTGGATACTTCCGCTACTATTACTGACAGGGATCACTACCCAGGCCAATGCACAGTTAAGCTGTCCATGTGCCTCGATAGAGGTGTATACCCCTTCTCCTACAGGGTGTGAATACACGCTTTCATTAGCCGATTTTTTGCCGGAGGACCCGATGTTGTGCTTGCCTCCACTATCATTTTTATTATTTAACGCGCAGGGTCAGATTGTCATCAGCAATAGCCTGGATTCTGTCGGCAAACCATTTATCTACAAGCTGGTCTTTGACATACTAGGTACAGACACCTGCCGGGGGATAATTACTTTGGCAGATACAACCAGGCCTGTATTGGATTATCCCGCCAGAGACACGGTCTCCTGCATTGTTCCGGTCGATTCTTTTCCTAAGCCGACCGAAGCAGATGTCATAGACTGCTCGGAAACCCGGGTTACCCAATTAGGAGATACCGAATTAGACTTGCTGGGTTGCAGTGACCCGACTTTTTATGCCAAGTATTATCGGCTTTGGCAAGTGGAAGATGCGAGCGGGAATACAACCCTGTTTCGTGACACCATTTATGCCCGAAGAGCCGATCTTGCCCTGGTGGAATTTCCAGCCAGCATCGTTGGAGACACCTTTCTAATCTGTGAAAATTACGATACCAGTGTAGCTGCTACCGGTTGGCCGTTGCTTGACTCGGTTCCGATTACCGGTGCAAACCCCAATTGCAATTTATGGGTCTTTTATTCAGACTCGGTCATGGTACTGAATTGTCCGGCCAATCAAAAGATATTACGTCGATGGACGATCATGGATGACTGCGGCGGTGCTCCCGGTGTGCGCCAGCAGACTCAGATTATTGAAATCCGGGATACCGTTGCCCCTCAGGCTGTGATACCGGATACCATGTACGCAAGTACCGGATTAGCTGGATGCTTTGGAGATTTTACAGCTCCTTTACCTTCTGAACTGAGTGATAATTGCATTGATTCAGCGGATATCACGATCGATATCCTTTGGATTGAAGGAGCACAATTAGCCGGTGCCGACCGCAGATTTACCACGGTGCCTCCCGGCACACACCACCTTGAGTATACCTTCAGGGATGGATGCGGAAAATTCAGCCGGGATACTATGGTCTTGATCATGGAGGACAATACGCCGCCTGCGGTTGTCTGTAAGGATATACAATTCCAATTCAACGAGGGATTTAATGAAATTACCGTTCCTGCTTCCATGTTTGACAATGGTTCTCAGGATTTGTGCGGTGGTGAGGTCTTCCTTAAGGTCAAACGGATGGATGTACCTACCGGAGAATGTACGACCTTTGATAATCCGGACTATGCTTTTTCCGATAACATTCGCTTCTGCTGTACGGATGCCGGCAATACGGTCATGGTACTGCTGCGAGGATACGACCAGTATCCAGGAACCGGTCCGGTATCGGACGATACGCTCACGGGACATTTCGCACAGTGTATGGCGCGCGTCACCATTCTGGATAAGGCAGCGCCGACGATCCTGTGTGGCGAGGCAGTTACAATAGACTGCAGTGAGGTATTGGATCTTTCTGCAGTAAGTGAGCCCACGGTGTCTGATAATTGTGATGATCCCAGGTTGACGCTGATCAGTACCAACACGGATGAACTTGATGCTTGCCATACCGGTACTATTTACCGGACCTGGGAAGCCAGCGATGCATCTGGAAATTCATCACGCTGCACCCAAATTATTGTCTCTGTAAACAATGATCCGTTTGATGCCAATAATCCGGATCATCTGGAGTGGCCGGGAGATACCGTTCTTTACGGTTGCGGGACACCATACGATACTACGGTGACCGGATCGCCACACATTTATTACGATGGATGCTCACAGATCGCTTATCGCTATTACGATGAAGTTTACCAAAGTGTAACAGGGGTCTGTCTGAAAATATTACGCTATTGGAAAGTGCTGGACTGGTGCCAGTTCACCGGTAGCGAATACGATCCTTTTGACCCCAATATTCCGGGTACCTGGCGGCACTTGCAGGTCATCAAGGTTATGGACTCGGTCCCGCCGGTGTGGGTAACCCGCGTAGAAGATGTAACGATCAGTATCGATCAGGGTTGTGGCCCGGTTCATGCGCGGCTGGATCAATTTGAAGCTACGGATTGCACCAGCAATCTGAAGTATCGGTTCCGTGTAGATTATGGTAATGATCTGACCATTGACACGGCTGGTACCGGTAATGTGCCGGAAGGAACATTCCCTGCCGGGCAGAGCAAGGTATTTATTTACGCGGATGACGGATGTGGTAATGTCATAGATACATTCTACCTGGTGACTGCACGGGATAACAAACTGCCTACCCCGCAGCTGGAAAGCCTGATCACCACGTTGATGGCTCCGGCGGGAATGATCGAGGTGCCAGCACGTAAGTTCAACAAGTCCAGTTTCGATAATTGCACGCCGGATGACGAGATTACATTCTCCTATTCGGATGACCCTGCTGATTCCCTGCGCACCTTTACCTGTGCGGATATTGGCCTACAATTACTGACGATCTATGTCTTCGACGCATCCGGCAATTTTGATTTCGCTATCAATGTTCCGCTAACCATCCAGGATAACAACAATGTATGCCCGGGACCGGCACCAAGTGGTAACCAGGGCGAGATCAGTGTCCAGGGGAAAATCACCACTGTCACCGGGAAGGCTGTTGACCAGGCAGATGTTTATATGAAGGATGATGCAAATGGAAGTCATCCGGTGAGCACCGACCTGCGCGGTGAATACCATTTCCTGAAAGTGGCGAAAAATGAGAACTATGAGATCAGGCCAAAGAAAGACATCAATCCGCTCAATGGCGTTTCCACCCTCGATGTGGTTAAGATCATCAAACACATCCTGGGAGCCGATAAATTGGTTGGCCCCTACAATCTGCTGGCAGCAGATGTCAACTTCAGTGGCCAGATAAATGGAGGTGACGTCATCGACTTGCGGAAAATTGTTCTTGGACTAGCCGATTTCAAAGACCAGCGTTCCTGGGTCTTTATTAACAAAGACTACCAGTTTAAGAACGATAACGATCCGTTTGCTGACAATTATCCTCAGTCTTACAGCATTCAGCAGGCTTCCAGGGATATGGACATCAACTTTATTGGTGTAAAAATGGGTGATGTTGATAATACGGCCATCCTGGGTCAGCTGAATCAGGCTGAGATCCGTTCGAACCCGGTACTTCCGATCTATTACAATGCTCCTTTCCTCCAGGAAGGTAAGGACTACCAGATTGAACTGACAGCGGATGCATTGCACGATGTGTGGGGCGGACAGTTTGTACTGGAATTGGACCCTGAGGTAGCAACCATTGAGGCTGTTCAAACAGGGGGCATGCTGAAAGCAGGCACAGCAAACGAACGAGGATTGAAGGATGGAATATTCAAATTCAGCTTTGCTCAGTTAGGTGCTGGCGAATTCAAACAGGGAGAGGTGCTGCTTACCCTGACCATTCGTGCCCGTAAGGCTACCAACCTCGACGGCCACCTGCAGTTTACCAGTGACGATTTATTGCCCGAAGTCTATCAGCAGGATCAGACCAACAGTCTGGCGCTGATACCCGGACAATCCGGCATCGAAGGCTTGCGTTTGGCCCAAAACCGCCCGAACCCGTTTGCTGATCAGACCATCATTGACTACTTCCTACCCGAGAATACCCCAGTGGTACTATCGGTGATGGATATCGCAGGAAGGGAGGTGCTGGTTCGTCAGATGGCCGGACAGAAGGGGCTGAACTCCATCGTCATTCAGGGCAATGAACTGCCACGGCAGGGGATGTACATCTATTCGATACGCACGCATGATGGCCTGCTCCAGAATAAAATGATCTACCTGCGCTAA